The Microcebus murinus isolate Inina chromosome 1, M.murinus_Inina_mat1.0, whole genome shotgun sequence genome includes a region encoding these proteins:
- the ACTR8 gene encoding actin-related protein 8 isoform X1 codes for MTQAEKGDAENGKEKGGEKEKEQRGVKRPIVPALVPESLQEQIQSNFIVVIHPGSTTLRIGRATDTLPAGIPHVIARRHKQQGQPLYKDNWLLREGLNKPESNEQRQNGLKMVDQAIWSKKMSNGTRRIPVSPEQARSYNKQMRPAILDHCSGNKWTNTSHHPEYLVGEEALYVNPLDCYNIHWPIRRGQLNIHSGPGGSLTAVLADIEVIWSHAIQKYLEIPLKDLKYYRCILLIPDIYNKQHVKELVNMILMKMGFSGIVVHQESVCATFGSGLSSTCVVDVGDQKTSVCCVEDGVSHRNTRLCLAYGGSDVSRCFYWLMQRAGFPYRECQLTNKMDCLLLQHLKETFCHLDQDISGLQDHEFQIRHPDSPALLYQFRLGDEKLQAPMALFYPATFGIVGQKMMTLQHRSQGDPEDPHDEQYLLATQSKQEQSAKATADRKSASKPIGFEDLRGQSSDLPERLHSQEVDLGSSQGDCLMAGNDSEEALTALMSRKTAISLFEGKALGLDKAILHSIDCCSSDDTKKKMYSSILVVGGGLMFHKAQEFLQHRILNKMPPSFRRIIENVEVITRPKDMDPRLIAWKGGAVLACLDTTQELWIYQREWQRFGVRMLRERAAFVW; via the exons ATGACCCAGGCGGAGAAGGGAGACGCGGAGAATGGGAAAGAGAAGGgcggggagaaggagaaggagcagcGCGGCGTGAAGCGGCCCATCGTGCCCGCGCTGGTGCCGGAGTCGCTGCAGGAG cAAATCCAGAGCAACTTCATTGTTGTCATACATCCAGGTTCAACAACTTTAAGGATTGGTCGAGCCACCGACACACTTCCTGCTGGCATTCCTCATGTCATTGCACGAAGACACAAACAACAAGGGCAGCCCCTATACAAGGACAATTGGCTCCTAAGGGAGGGACTAAAT AAACCTGAAAGTAATGAACAAAGACAAAATGGCCTTAAAATGGTGGATCAAGCAATATGGTCTAAAAAGATGTCAAATGGTACAAGACGGATTCCTGTGTCCCCTGAACAG GCACGCTCCTACAATAAGCAGATGCGACCTGCAATTTTAGATCACTGTTCAGGAAATAAGTGGACAAACACATCTCATCACCCTGAGTATTTGGTAGGAGAAGAG GCCTTGTATGTTAATCCATTGGACTGTTATAATATTCACTGGCCTATCAGGAGAGGCCAGTTAAACATTCACTCAGGCCCGGGGGGCTCCCTTACAGCTGTTCTGGCAGATATTGAAGTAATATGGTCTCATGCAATACAAAAATACCTGGAAATCCCACTGAAAGATTTAAAG taTTATAGATGTATCTTGCTAATTCCTGACATCTATAATAAACAGCATGTGAAAGAACTAGTGAATATGATACTAATGAAGATGGGTTTTTCAG gaatCGTGGTCCATCAGGAGTCTGTGTGTGCCACCTTTGGAAGTGGCTTAAGCAGCACTTGTGTTGTAGATGTTGGGGATCAGAAAACAAGTGTCTGCTGTGTGGAAGATGGAGTGTCTCATCGGAACACTCG GCTCTGTCTGGCATATGGGGGATCTGATGTGTCAAGGTGTTTTTACTGGCTGATGCAGCGAGCTGGGTTTCCTTACAGAGAATGCCAGTTAACAAATAAAATGGACTGCCTTCTTCTGCAGCACCTTAAAGAAACTTTTTGTCATTTAGATCAG GACATCTCTGGGCTTCAGGACCATGAGTTTCAGATTCGACATCCAGATTCTCCTGCCCTACTTTACCAGTTTCGATTAGGAGATGAAAAACTCCAG GCTCCAATGGCTTTGTTTTACCCAGCAACTTTTGGAATTGTGGGACAGAAGATGATGACTTTGCAGCACAGATCCCAGGGCGATCCTGAGGACCCTCACGATGAGCAGTACCTTCTGGCCACTCAGAGCAAGCAGGAACAG TCTGCAAAAGCTACTGCTGACCGAAAGTCTGCATCCAAACCCATTGGATTTGAAGATCTTCGTGGCCAGTCCTCTGATCTTCCAGAAAGACTTCATTCCCAAGAGGTGGATTTGGGGTCCTCCCAGGGAGACTGCCTGATGGCTGGCAATGATTCTGAGGAGGCCCTCACTGCACTGATGTCCAGAAAGACTGCCATCTCACTGTTTGAAGGGAAAGCCCTGGGCCTGGACAAAGCCATCCTTCACAGCATAGACTGCTGTT CATCTGATGATACCAAAAAGAAGATGTACAGCTCCATCCTAGTGGTGGGAGGTGGTTTGATGTTTCATAAAGCTCAAGAGTTTCTGCAACACAGAATTCTCAATAAAATGCCACCTTCATTCAGACGAATTATTGAAAATGTGGAAGTGATCACAAGGCCTAAG GACATGGATCCCAGGCTCATTGCATGGAAAGGAGGGGCAGTGCTGGCTTGTTTGGACACAACACAGGAACTGTGGATTTATCAGCGAGAGTGGCAGCGCTTTGGTGTCCGCATGCTGCGGGAGCGGGCTGCTTTTGTATGGTGA
- the ACTR8 gene encoding actin-related protein 8 isoform X3, protein MVDQAIWSKKMSNGTRRIPVSPEQARSYNKQMRPAILDHCSGNKWTNTSHHPEYLVGEEALYVNPLDCYNIHWPIRRGQLNIHSGPGGSLTAVLADIEVIWSHAIQKYLEIPLKDLKYYRCILLIPDIYNKQHVKELVNMILMKMGFSGIVVHQESVCATFGSGLSSTCVVDVGDQKTSVCCVEDGVSHRNTRLCLAYGGSDVSRCFYWLMQRAGFPYRECQLTNKMDCLLLQHLKETFCHLDQDISGLQDHEFQIRHPDSPALLYQFRLGDEKLQAPMALFYPATFGIVGQKMMTLQHRSQGDPEDPHDEQYLLATQSKQEQSAKATADRKSASKPIGFEDLRGQSSDLPERLHSQEVDLGSSQGDCLMAGNDSEEALTALMSRKTAISLFEGKALGLDKAILHSIDCCSSDDTKKKMYSSILVVGGGLMFHKAQEFLQHRILNKMPPSFRRIIENVEVITRPKDMDPRLIAWKGGAVLACLDTTQELWIYQREWQRFGVRMLRERAAFVW, encoded by the exons ATGGTGGATCAAGCAATATGGTCTAAAAAGATGTCAAATGGTACAAGACGGATTCCTGTGTCCCCTGAACAG GCACGCTCCTACAATAAGCAGATGCGACCTGCAATTTTAGATCACTGTTCAGGAAATAAGTGGACAAACACATCTCATCACCCTGAGTATTTGGTAGGAGAAGAG GCCTTGTATGTTAATCCATTGGACTGTTATAATATTCACTGGCCTATCAGGAGAGGCCAGTTAAACATTCACTCAGGCCCGGGGGGCTCCCTTACAGCTGTTCTGGCAGATATTGAAGTAATATGGTCTCATGCAATACAAAAATACCTGGAAATCCCACTGAAAGATTTAAAG taTTATAGATGTATCTTGCTAATTCCTGACATCTATAATAAACAGCATGTGAAAGAACTAGTGAATATGATACTAATGAAGATGGGTTTTTCAG gaatCGTGGTCCATCAGGAGTCTGTGTGTGCCACCTTTGGAAGTGGCTTAAGCAGCACTTGTGTTGTAGATGTTGGGGATCAGAAAACAAGTGTCTGCTGTGTGGAAGATGGAGTGTCTCATCGGAACACTCG GCTCTGTCTGGCATATGGGGGATCTGATGTGTCAAGGTGTTTTTACTGGCTGATGCAGCGAGCTGGGTTTCCTTACAGAGAATGCCAGTTAACAAATAAAATGGACTGCCTTCTTCTGCAGCACCTTAAAGAAACTTTTTGTCATTTAGATCAG GACATCTCTGGGCTTCAGGACCATGAGTTTCAGATTCGACATCCAGATTCTCCTGCCCTACTTTACCAGTTTCGATTAGGAGATGAAAAACTCCAG GCTCCAATGGCTTTGTTTTACCCAGCAACTTTTGGAATTGTGGGACAGAAGATGATGACTTTGCAGCACAGATCCCAGGGCGATCCTGAGGACCCTCACGATGAGCAGTACCTTCTGGCCACTCAGAGCAAGCAGGAACAG TCTGCAAAAGCTACTGCTGACCGAAAGTCTGCATCCAAACCCATTGGATTTGAAGATCTTCGTGGCCAGTCCTCTGATCTTCCAGAAAGACTTCATTCCCAAGAGGTGGATTTGGGGTCCTCCCAGGGAGACTGCCTGATGGCTGGCAATGATTCTGAGGAGGCCCTCACTGCACTGATGTCCAGAAAGACTGCCATCTCACTGTTTGAAGGGAAAGCCCTGGGCCTGGACAAAGCCATCCTTCACAGCATAGACTGCTGTT CATCTGATGATACCAAAAAGAAGATGTACAGCTCCATCCTAGTGGTGGGAGGTGGTTTGATGTTTCATAAAGCTCAAGAGTTTCTGCAACACAGAATTCTCAATAAAATGCCACCTTCATTCAGACGAATTATTGAAAATGTGGAAGTGATCACAAGGCCTAAG GACATGGATCCCAGGCTCATTGCATGGAAAGGAGGGGCAGTGCTGGCTTGTTTGGACACAACACAGGAACTGTGGATTTATCAGCGAGAGTGGCAGCGCTTTGGTGTCCGCATGCTGCGGGAGCGGGCTGCTTTTGTATGGTGA
- the ACTR8 gene encoding actin-related protein 8 isoform X2, with protein MTQAEKGDAENGKEKGGEKEKEQRGVKRPIVPALVPESLQEQIQSNFIVVIHPGSTTLRIGRATDTLPAGIPHVIARRHKQQGQPLYKDNWLLREGLNKPESNEQRQNGLKMVDQAIWSKKMSNGTRRIPVSPEQARSYNKQMRPAILDHCSGNKWTNTSHHPEYLVGEEALYVNPLDCYNIHWPIRRGQLNIHSGPGGSLTAVLADIEVIWSHAIQKYLEIPLKDLKYYRCILLIPDIYNKQHVKELVNMILMKMGFSGIVVHQESVCATFGSGLSSTCVVDVGDQKTSVCCVEDGVSHRNTRLCLAYGGSDVSRCFYWLMQRAGFPYRECQLTNKMDCLLLQHLKETFCHLDQDISGLQDHEFQIRHPDSPALLYQFRLGDEKLQAPMALFYPATFGIVGQKMMTLQHRSQGDPEDPHDEQYLLATQSKQEQSAKATADRKSASKPIGFEDLRGQSSDLPERLHSQEVDLGSSQGDCLMAGNDSEEALTALMSRKTAISLFEGKALGLDKAILHSIDCCSSDDTKKKMYSSILVVGGGLMFHKAQEFLQHRILNKMPPSFRRIIENVEVITRPKGEISLPPF; from the exons ATGACCCAGGCGGAGAAGGGAGACGCGGAGAATGGGAAAGAGAAGGgcggggagaaggagaaggagcagcGCGGCGTGAAGCGGCCCATCGTGCCCGCGCTGGTGCCGGAGTCGCTGCAGGAG cAAATCCAGAGCAACTTCATTGTTGTCATACATCCAGGTTCAACAACTTTAAGGATTGGTCGAGCCACCGACACACTTCCTGCTGGCATTCCTCATGTCATTGCACGAAGACACAAACAACAAGGGCAGCCCCTATACAAGGACAATTGGCTCCTAAGGGAGGGACTAAAT AAACCTGAAAGTAATGAACAAAGACAAAATGGCCTTAAAATGGTGGATCAAGCAATATGGTCTAAAAAGATGTCAAATGGTACAAGACGGATTCCTGTGTCCCCTGAACAG GCACGCTCCTACAATAAGCAGATGCGACCTGCAATTTTAGATCACTGTTCAGGAAATAAGTGGACAAACACATCTCATCACCCTGAGTATTTGGTAGGAGAAGAG GCCTTGTATGTTAATCCATTGGACTGTTATAATATTCACTGGCCTATCAGGAGAGGCCAGTTAAACATTCACTCAGGCCCGGGGGGCTCCCTTACAGCTGTTCTGGCAGATATTGAAGTAATATGGTCTCATGCAATACAAAAATACCTGGAAATCCCACTGAAAGATTTAAAG taTTATAGATGTATCTTGCTAATTCCTGACATCTATAATAAACAGCATGTGAAAGAACTAGTGAATATGATACTAATGAAGATGGGTTTTTCAG gaatCGTGGTCCATCAGGAGTCTGTGTGTGCCACCTTTGGAAGTGGCTTAAGCAGCACTTGTGTTGTAGATGTTGGGGATCAGAAAACAAGTGTCTGCTGTGTGGAAGATGGAGTGTCTCATCGGAACACTCG GCTCTGTCTGGCATATGGGGGATCTGATGTGTCAAGGTGTTTTTACTGGCTGATGCAGCGAGCTGGGTTTCCTTACAGAGAATGCCAGTTAACAAATAAAATGGACTGCCTTCTTCTGCAGCACCTTAAAGAAACTTTTTGTCATTTAGATCAG GACATCTCTGGGCTTCAGGACCATGAGTTTCAGATTCGACATCCAGATTCTCCTGCCCTACTTTACCAGTTTCGATTAGGAGATGAAAAACTCCAG GCTCCAATGGCTTTGTTTTACCCAGCAACTTTTGGAATTGTGGGACAGAAGATGATGACTTTGCAGCACAGATCCCAGGGCGATCCTGAGGACCCTCACGATGAGCAGTACCTTCTGGCCACTCAGAGCAAGCAGGAACAG TCTGCAAAAGCTACTGCTGACCGAAAGTCTGCATCCAAACCCATTGGATTTGAAGATCTTCGTGGCCAGTCCTCTGATCTTCCAGAAAGACTTCATTCCCAAGAGGTGGATTTGGGGTCCTCCCAGGGAGACTGCCTGATGGCTGGCAATGATTCTGAGGAGGCCCTCACTGCACTGATGTCCAGAAAGACTGCCATCTCACTGTTTGAAGGGAAAGCCCTGGGCCTGGACAAAGCCATCCTTCACAGCATAGACTGCTGTT CATCTGATGATACCAAAAAGAAGATGTACAGCTCCATCCTAGTGGTGGGAGGTGGTTTGATGTTTCATAAAGCTCAAGAGTTTCTGCAACACAGAATTCTCAATAAAATGCCACCTTCATTCAGACGAATTATTGAAAATGTGGAAGTGATCACAAGGCCTAAG GGTGAAATATCTTTACCGCCTTTCTAG